ATAGTATATATCCAAAGAGGGACCTATTAAGGAAAAAAAGGTCTTGGAGAAAGCGATCGCCGAAAGGGAAATAGAAGCGGAAAAATTCACGGAAAGGGAAAGCCATCCGCTGGAAAAGGCCACGATCGGGGAATAGGCTTCCTTTAAATAAACGTAGTCCCCGCCGGCCACGGGAAAGATGCTCGCGGATTTCGCATAACTCATGGCACCTGCAACTGCAAGTAGTCCCCCCAGGATCCAGCAGAGGAGGGCGATATTGGGATTTGCGACCTGGCTTAGAATATACCCGCTCGTGATAAAAACCCCGGGGCCCACCATGGAGCTGAACATTAATGAGATGGAATCGTAAAGGTTAAGAGAACGTCGCAGTTTCATGTGGGAGGTTTTGGACAGGATGAACCGTCGGAATCCGTTCACAAGACTTTTTCTCGGGTCGGGAGAAGAACGAAAAAGAATAGGCCCGCTTAGCGAAATTCTAAGCGGGTTTCGGTTTCGTCAAAATACGATCTTCGGAAAGGGTTTCCCTCAATCGAAGGAGCGGGAAGCTCCGATATTCAAGGCGATCAATTGGGCTTCGGAGTTATAAGAATAACCGGTCAGGTTTTGCTGGTTCGGACCGTTGATCGCATGGGAAAGATCCCAGTCCGTACCTTTAGCGCCTTGGATGACTCTTCTCGGAAAATTATAACTAACCGCAAGATCGAAACTCCATTTATCGAATATATAACTGAAGCCTGCCGCAAGCACGTGGTTCAGGGAGAAGAATGCACCCGTCGTCCCGCCCAACCCGTTCGGGCCGATTGCAAGGGAGTTGTAGCTGTATCCGAATCTGTAGGTCCAAGCAGGCGAAACCTTATGCTCTAAGCCTAGAATGGCTCCCCATTGGTCTCTGAAATTCAAGTGAGCGTCCGCCGATCCTGTTTTTCCGAGAGGAGTGGGCAACCAGGGATCCTCCAGGGTTTGGTTGGCTTTACGTAAGTAAGAACCGTAATTTGTGTAAACCAAATCCAAGACTACTTTCAGATTTTCCGGACCGAAGGCGAACCCTAAGGAATGCTTTTCGGGGAGATTGAAATTATAAGAAACTCCCGTTTGCCTATAATATTGCGGATCGTTATTTCCAATGGAATAGGTTCCGTTAAGAGGAATGGCGACATGTGCCTGGTAGGAATAACCGATGCGGAACCATTCTGCGAAAGAATAATTCAAGCCGGCAACTCCTCCTAAAGCGTAGGCTTTCTTGCCGCTTTCGTAATGATAGCCCTGGCCCGGGATTTCTATATGCCCGGTCGCATCGTAGTACTTTTGATTCAACTTTTGGATTCCGTAATTCACTTCCAATCCCGCTCCGATGGACAGG
The sequence above is a segment of the Leptospira wolffii serovar Khorat str. Khorat-H2 genome. Coding sequences within it:
- a CDS encoding OmpP1/FadL family transporter; translation: MEYTNRREPLRLGKIGRLSLLPFLLFSSSAFAIDGLTRNAINARYEGLAGANTALGGSAIDVALNPANLSLTKGKKIEFGVGYTAILNRYKDKFQDTDPNLTYENDKRTNAPSVAPYFAVKLPITDSLDYGFAIYIAGGAAGGVDHIDRNTPTGQSVNQWAGVNLPGALGSSSRLQESNSNFFAVAKAVNGLSYKIGNLSIGAGLEVNYGIQKLNQKYYDATGHIEIPGQGYHYESGKKAYALGGVAGLNYSFAEWFRIGYSYQAHVAIPLNGTYSIGNNDPQYYRQTGVSYNFNLPEKHSLGFAFGPENLKVVLDLVYTNYGSYLRKANQTLEDPWLPTPLGKTGSADAHLNFRDQWGAILGLEHKVSPAWTYRFGYSYNSLAIGPNGLGGTTGAFFSLNHVLAAGFSYIFDKWSFDLAVSYNFPRRVIQGAKGTDWDLSHAINGPNQQNLTGYSYNSEAQLIALNIGASRSFD